A genome region from Zootoca vivipara chromosome 11, rZooViv1.1, whole genome shotgun sequence includes the following:
- the DIRAS2 gene encoding GTP-binding protein Di-Ras2 — protein MPEQSNDYRVVVFGAGGVGKSSLVLRFVKGTFRDSYIPTIEDTYRQVISCDKSICTLQITDTTGSHQFPAMQRLSISKGHAFILVYSVTSRQSLEELKPIYEQICQIKGDIDSIPIMLVGNKNDEDHNREVQTNDGEALAKKWKCAFMETSAKMNHNVKELFQELLNLEKRRTVSLQIDGKKSKQQKRKEKLKGKCVIM, from the coding sequence ATGCCTGAACAAAGCAATGATTATCGGGTGGTGGTGTTTGGAGCAGGAGGAGTTGGCAAGAGTTCCTTGGTCCTGAGATTTGTTAAAGGCACCTTCAGAGACAGTTACATCCCTACAATTGAAGACACCTACAGGCAGGTGATCAGCTGCGATAAGAGCATATGCACTTTGCAGATCACTGACACAACAGGGAGCCATCAGTTTCCTGCCATGCAGCGCTTGTCTATTTCCAAAGGACATGCTTTCATTTTGGTCTACTCAGTCACCAGCCGGCAGTCCTTGGAGGAACTCAAGCCTATCTACGAACAGATCTGCCAAATCAAAGGGGATATAGACAGCATTCCGATCATGCTGGTGGGGAACAAGAATGATGAGGATCACAACCGGGAGGTACAGACCAACGATGGAGAAGCGCTGGCCAAAAAGTGGAAGTGTGCCTTCATGGAGACCTCTGCCAAGATGAACCACAATGTGAAGGAGTTGTTCCAGGAGCTGCTGAACTTGGAAAAACGCAGGACTGTGAGCTTGCAGATTGACGGCAAGAAAAGCAAGcagcagaaaaggaaagagaagctgAAAGGCAAATGTGTCATTATGTGA